A portion of the Streptomyces sp. NBC_00376 genome contains these proteins:
- a CDS encoding alpha/beta fold hydrolase — protein MTVPDSSAFDPVGPVGPEGQAAPADRDGRTGSGSRAGSGGASDTASSAGSASSTASVGPAAPAAPSGSPAPSAPTASPAPSGSGGPVRIDGPWTHRDVAANGARFHIAELGEGPLVLLLHGFPQFWWTWRHQLTALADAGFRAVAMDLRGVGGSDRTPRGYDPANLALDITGVIRSLGEPDAALVGHDMGGYLAWTAAVMRPKLVRRLVVSSMPHPRRWRSSMLSDFAQSRAGSYIWGFQRPWVPERQLVADDAALVGRLIHEWAGPRTPDFPDDATVDVYRRAMCIPSTAHCSIEPYRWMVRSLARPDGIQFNRRMKLPVRVPTLHLHGSLDPAIRTRSAAGSGEYVEAPYRWRLFDGLGHFPHEEDPAGFSAELISWLKDSEPDR, from the coding sequence ATGACGGTCCCCGATTCCAGCGCATTCGACCCGGTAGGCCCCGTAGGCCCGGAAGGTCAGGCAGCCCCTGCGGACAGGGACGGCCGGACAGGCTCGGGCAGCCGGGCAGGCTCGGGCGGCGCCTCAGACACTGCAAGCTCTGCGGGCTCTGCAAGCTCAACGGCCTCGGTCGGCCCGGCCGCCCCAGCCGCTCCGAGCGGCTCACCCGCCCCGTCCGCCCCAACCGCCTCACCCGCCCCGTCCGGCTCCGGCGGGCCCGTGCGGATCGACGGGCCGTGGACCCACCGGGACGTGGCGGCGAACGGCGCGCGTTTCCACATCGCCGAGCTCGGCGAGGGCCCGCTGGTGCTGCTGCTGCACGGCTTCCCGCAGTTCTGGTGGACCTGGCGCCACCAGCTCACCGCGCTGGCCGACGCCGGTTTCCGGGCCGTCGCGATGGACCTGCGCGGGGTCGGCGGCAGCGACCGTACGCCCCGGGGTTACGACCCCGCCAACCTGGCGCTCGACATCACCGGCGTGATCCGCTCGCTCGGCGAACCGGACGCGGCCCTGGTCGGCCACGACATGGGCGGCTACCTCGCCTGGACCGCCGCGGTGATGCGTCCGAAGCTGGTGCGCCGCCTCGTGGTCTCCTCGATGCCGCATCCGCGCCGCTGGCGCTCCTCAATGCTCTCCGACTTCGCGCAGTCCAGGGCCGGCTCGTACATCTGGGGTTTCCAGCGCCCGTGGGTACCGGAGCGTCAGCTCGTCGCGGACGACGCGGCGTTGGTCGGCCGGCTGATCCACGAATGGGCCGGCCCCCGGACGCCGGACTTCCCCGACGACGCGACGGTGGACGTCTACCGCCGCGCGATGTGCATCCCGTCGACGGCGCACTGCTCGATCGAGCCGTACCGCTGGATGGTGCGTTCCCTCGCCCGTCCTGACGGAATCCAGTTCAACCGGCGGATGAAGCTGCCGGTGCGGGTACCGACGCTGCACCTGCACGGTTCACTCGATCCAGCGATCCGCACCCGGAGTGCGGCGGGCTCCGGCGAGTACGTCGAAGCGCCGTACCGTTGGCGACTTTTCGACGGTCTGGGGCACTTCCCCCACGAGGAGGACCCGGCCGGGTTCTCGGCCGAACTCATCAGCTGGCTCAAGGATTCGGAGCCCGATCGGTAG
- a CDS encoding phage holin family protein: MSDPGNNAGSADRSLGQLVAAATAEMSALVHDEIALAKAEVRQDVKRGAIGSVALIVAAVLLLFMMPMLSFAAAYGIHNLGLGLAWSFLIVAGGFFLLALLLGLIGWLKFRKVKPPEKSIASAKQTAAVLQGVKPHPRPAITARTSLPTASGSTLTGKAMEKAPVKDKGSSVARSST, translated from the coding sequence ATGAGCGACCCCGGCAACAACGCGGGCAGCGCCGACCGCAGTCTCGGGCAGTTGGTCGCCGCGGCGACGGCCGAGATGTCCGCACTGGTGCACGACGAGATCGCCCTGGCCAAGGCAGAGGTGCGGCAGGACGTCAAGCGCGGGGCGATCGGCAGCGTGGCGTTGATCGTCGCGGCCGTGCTGCTCCTGTTCATGATGCCGATGCTGAGCTTCGCGGCCGCCTACGGAATCCACAACCTGGGCCTGGGTCTGGCGTGGTCGTTCCTGATCGTGGCCGGCGGATTCTTCCTCCTGGCCCTCCTGCTCGGGCTGATCGGCTGGCTCAAGTTCAGGAAGGTCAAGCCGCCGGAGAAGTCCATCGCTTCGGCGAAGCAGACGGCAGCCGTGCTGCAGGGCGTCAAGCCGCACCCGCGGCCCGCCATCACGGCGAGGACGAGCCTCCCGACCGCCTCGGGCAGCACGCTGACGGGCAAGGCCATGGAGAAGGCTCCGGTCAAGGACAAGGGCTCCTCTGTGGCACGCTCGTCCACATGA
- the nhaA gene encoding Na+/H+ antiporter NhaA: MAAPTPAPPSPRRTLLGRLSLPERNYLAEALRTETVGGMILLVAAIAALVWANTFGSSYASVSDFHFGPQALGLNLSVEHWAADGLLAIFFFVAGVELKRELVAGELRDPKAAALPVVAALCGMAVPAVVYTLVNVVGGGSTGGWAVPTATDIAFALAVLAVIGTSLPNALRAFLLTLAVVDDLFAILIIAVFFTEKIDFLALTGAFIGLAVFYLLLRRNVRGWYIYVPLALVIWGLMYNSGVHATIAGVAMGLMLRCTRRDGETHSPGEHIEHLIRPLSAGLAVPLFALFSAGVSLSGDALADVFTRPETLGVVLGLVVGKTVGIFGGTWLATRFTKAELNKDLAWADVFAVASLAGIGFTVSLLIGELAFAGDEGMINEIKAAVLIGSLTAAVFSGVLIRLRVRRYQALHEAEELDEDEDGVPDIYEQGDPAYHLRMAAIHERKAAEHRRLAQLAGAASNEPDSPA, encoded by the coding sequence GTGGCCGCGCCCACCCCCGCACCCCCTTCGCCCCGCCGCACCCTGCTCGGACGGCTGTCCCTCCCTGAGCGGAACTATCTCGCGGAGGCACTGCGCACCGAGACCGTCGGCGGCATGATCCTGCTGGTCGCCGCGATAGCCGCCCTGGTGTGGGCGAACACCTTCGGTTCCAGCTACGCGTCCGTCAGTGACTTCCACTTCGGCCCCCAGGCGCTGGGCCTCAACCTCTCCGTGGAGCACTGGGCGGCGGACGGGCTGCTCGCGATCTTCTTCTTCGTCGCGGGCGTCGAGCTCAAGCGGGAACTGGTCGCGGGCGAACTGCGCGACCCGAAGGCAGCCGCCCTCCCGGTCGTCGCCGCACTCTGCGGAATGGCGGTCCCGGCCGTCGTCTACACGCTGGTGAACGTGGTCGGCGGAGGTTCGACGGGCGGCTGGGCCGTCCCCACCGCCACCGATATCGCCTTCGCGCTCGCCGTCCTCGCGGTCATCGGCACCTCGCTGCCGAACGCGCTGCGCGCCTTCCTGCTGACCCTCGCCGTCGTCGACGACCTCTTCGCGATCCTGATCATCGCGGTCTTCTTCACCGAGAAGATCGACTTCCTGGCGCTGACCGGCGCCTTCATCGGCCTGGCCGTCTTCTACCTGCTGCTGCGCAGAAACGTACGCGGCTGGTACATCTACGTACCGCTCGCCCTGGTCATCTGGGGCCTGATGTACAACAGCGGCGTGCACGCGACGATCGCCGGGGTCGCGATGGGCCTGATGCTCCGCTGCACCCGGCGGGACGGCGAGACCCACTCGCCCGGCGAGCACATCGAGCACCTGATCCGCCCGCTCTCGGCCGGTCTCGCCGTACCGCTGTTCGCCCTCTTCTCGGCCGGCGTCTCCCTCTCCGGCGACGCGCTGGCGGATGTCTTCACCCGGCCCGAGACCCTCGGCGTCGTCCTGGGTCTCGTCGTCGGCAAGACCGTGGGCATCTTCGGCGGCACATGGCTGGCCACCCGATTCACCAAGGCGGAGCTGAACAAGGATCTGGCCTGGGCGGACGTCTTCGCGGTCGCCTCGCTCGCCGGCATCGGTTTCACCGTCTCGTTGCTCATCGGCGAGCTGGCCTTCGCCGGCGACGAGGGCATGATCAACGAGATCAAGGCCGCCGTGCTGATCGGCTCTCTGACGGCCGCCGTGTTCTCCGGTGTACTGATCAGACTCCGGGTGCGCAGATACCAGGCGCTGCACGAGGCCGAGGAGCTCGACGAGGACGAGGACGGGGTGCCGGACATCTACGAACAGGGCGACCCGGCGTACCACCTGCGGATGGCCGCGATCCACGAGAGGAAGGCGGCCGAGCACCGTCGCCTTGCCCAACTGGCGGGGGCAGCGAGCAACGAGCCGGACAGTCCGGCATGA
- the acs gene encoding acetate--CoA ligase, translated as MPRDTTDTLGMGDVVSNESLANLLREERRFAPPADLAANANVKAEAYEQAEADRLGFWAEQARRLTWATEPTETLDWSNPPFAKWFADGKLNVAYNCVDRHVEAGNGDRVAIHFEGEPGDSRAITYAQLKDEVSRAANALTELGVGKGDRVAVYLPMIPEAAIAMLACARIGAAHSVVFGGFSADAIAARIQDADAKVVITADGGYRRGKPSALKPAVDDAVSRIDTVEHVLVVRRTGQDTAWTEGRDVWWHEITGRQSAEHTPEAFEAEQPLFILYTSGTTGKPKGILHTSGGYLTQAAYTHHAVFDLKPETDVFWCTADIGWVTGHSYIVYGPLANGATQVMYEGTPDSPHQGRFWEIVQKYGVTILYTAPTAIRTFMKWGDDIPAKFDLSSLRVLGSVGEPINPEAWMWYRKHIGADKCPIVDTWWQTETGAMMIAPLPGVTETKPGSAQRALPGISATVVDDEANEVPNGGGGYLVLTEPWPSMLRTIWGDDQRFIDTYWSRFEGKYFAGDGAKKDEDGDIWLLGRVDDVMLVSGHNISTTEVESALVSHPSVAEAAVVGAADETTGQSIVAFVILRGTADASDELVAELRNHVGATLGPIAKPKRVLPVAELPKTRSGKIMRRLLRDVAENRKVGDVTTLSDSSVMDLIQAQLPSSSSED; from the coding sequence ATGCCCCGGGACACAACGGACACCCTGGGAATGGGAGATGTCGTGAGCAACGAAAGCTTGGCCAATCTGCTTCGTGAGGAGCGGCGGTTCGCACCGCCTGCCGATCTGGCCGCGAACGCCAACGTCAAGGCGGAGGCGTACGAGCAGGCCGAGGCGGACCGGCTGGGCTTCTGGGCAGAGCAGGCCCGTCGCCTGACCTGGGCCACGGAGCCGACCGAGACGCTCGACTGGAGCAACCCGCCCTTCGCGAAGTGGTTCGCGGACGGCAAGCTCAACGTCGCGTACAACTGCGTGGACCGCCACGTCGAGGCCGGCAATGGCGACCGGGTCGCCATCCACTTCGAGGGCGAGCCCGGCGACAGTCGCGCCATCACCTACGCACAGCTCAAGGACGAGGTCTCCCGCGCCGCCAACGCCCTCACCGAGCTCGGTGTCGGCAAGGGCGACCGGGTCGCCGTCTACCTGCCGATGATCCCCGAGGCCGCCATCGCGATGCTGGCCTGCGCCCGCATCGGCGCCGCCCACTCGGTGGTCTTCGGCGGATTCTCCGCCGACGCCATCGCCGCCCGCATCCAGGACGCGGACGCCAAGGTCGTCATCACCGCCGACGGCGGCTACCGTCGCGGCAAGCCGTCCGCGCTCAAGCCCGCCGTGGACGACGCCGTCTCCCGTATCGACACCGTCGAGCACGTCCTCGTGGTCCGTCGCACCGGGCAGGACACCGCGTGGACCGAGGGCCGCGACGTCTGGTGGCACGAGATCACCGGCCGGCAGTCCGCCGAGCACACCCCCGAGGCCTTCGAGGCGGAGCAGCCGCTCTTCATCCTCTACACCTCCGGCACGACGGGTAAGCCGAAGGGCATCCTGCACACCTCCGGCGGCTACCTCACGCAGGCGGCGTACACCCACCACGCGGTCTTCGACCTCAAGCCGGAGACCGATGTCTTCTGGTGCACCGCCGACATCGGCTGGGTGACCGGCCACTCGTACATCGTCTACGGCCCGCTGGCCAACGGCGCGACGCAGGTCATGTACGAGGGCACGCCCGACTCCCCGCACCAGGGGCGTTTCTGGGAGATCGTGCAGAAGTACGGCGTCACGATCCTCTACACCGCGCCGACCGCGATCCGTACGTTCATGAAGTGGGGTGACGACATCCCCGCCAAGTTCGACCTGAGCAGTCTCCGAGTCCTCGGTTCGGTCGGTGAGCCGATCAACCCCGAGGCGTGGATGTGGTACCGCAAGCACATCGGCGCCGACAAGTGCCCGATCGTGGACACCTGGTGGCAGACCGAAACCGGCGCGATGATGATCGCGCCGCTGCCGGGCGTGACGGAGACCAAGCCGGGCAGCGCCCAGCGTGCCCTGCCCGGCATCTCGGCCACCGTCGTCGACGACGAGGCCAACGAGGTTCCGAACGGCGGGGGCGGCTACCTCGTCCTCACCGAGCCGTGGCCGTCGATGCTCCGCACCATCTGGGGCGACGACCAGCGCTTCATCGACACCTACTGGTCGCGCTTCGAGGGCAAGTACTTCGCGGGCGACGGCGCCAAGAAGGACGAGGACGGCGACATCTGGCTGCTCGGCCGGGTCGACGACGTGATGCTGGTGTCCGGGCACAACATCTCGACCACCGAGGTCGAGTCGGCGCTCGTGTCGCACCCCTCGGTCGCCGAGGCGGCCGTGGTCGGTGCCGCCGACGAGACGACCGGCCAGTCCATCGTCGCGTTCGTGATCCTGCGCGGTACGGCCGACGCCTCCGACGAACTGGTCGCGGAGCTGCGCAACCACGTCGGTGCCACGCTCGGCCCGATCGCCAAGCCGAAGCGGGTCCTGCCGGTCGCCGAGCTGCCGAAGACCCGCTCCGGCAAGATCATGCGGCGCCTGCTGCGTGACGTCGCCGAGAACCGCAAGGTGGGAGACGTCACCACGCTGAGCGACTCCTCGGTGATGGACCTGATCCAGGCCCAGCTGCCGTCGTCCTCCTCCGAGGACTGA
- a CDS encoding SulP family inorganic anion transporter — MSACVPTRHNRTSRSSRPSRASGVKRPHSPPPPRGGRFRIAGADLSASITVFLLAVPMSLGLAVAMDAPLEAGLISAAIGGIVAGLLGGTPLQVSGPSAGLTVVTAELIQIYGWRTTCAITIGAGLLQILLGSLRAARSALAVSPAIVHGTLAGIGVAIALAQLHIVLGGSPQSSAVANALALPDQLGRVSPAAPLIGVLTITILILWPRIPGRVGRAVRRIPAALAAVVTATAMAAIVAPGIARVDLPSWRSHALPEMPHGPVLALATAVFTVMLVASLESLLAAVAVDKLSADRTAERTAARPGAGAMSAPAPAATSTGAPAPALGHAPSTSTPATTLAHAPSTSAPAAPLILPARRADLDRELRAQGIANTLSGLVGGLAVSGGAVRSSANVRAGATGRASTVLHGVWVLLATGLLVTVLEWIPLAALAALVMMVGIQMVSFAHIRNVHKHREFLVYGATITGVVVFGVLKGVVIGIAVAVAVALHRLAGTRITVTDQGGQHLVVVRGQLTFLAVPRLSRTLGQLPQGGDAVVELDGFFMDHAAYEAIQDWSTAQTAHGGRVVFTGRSGSRIAEPASAEHSCCRPWTPWRNHHCHDEPGRAPEAGHGPGEPSAAARPGSAHDIGNVSDTADVGSISNAVTTGHISPGDHRTAHDTAPGAPDNTHAPGREPATAAPRPTGGNRLINGLSSFQRNTAPLVRDELARLAIEGQRPSQLFITCADSRLVTSMITASGPGDLFTVRNIGNLVPLPNAESGDHSVGAAIEYAVDVLKVESITVCGHSGCGAMQALLGAEPDQETPATSLWRWLRHGLPSLERMASRHHAWARISGRLPTDALEQLCLTNVVQQLDHLRAHESVARRLAEGTIRLHGMYFHVGEAQAYLLTEAASSGLELDEVFDRVDPGDAPGSGQLERTGV, encoded by the coding sequence ATGTCTGCTTGCGTCCCCACTCGCCACAACCGCACATCCCGTAGTTCGCGTCCCTCACGCGCCTCGGGAGTCAAGCGACCACACAGCCCGCCGCCACCGCGCGGTGGTCGATTCCGTATCGCGGGCGCCGATCTGTCCGCATCGATCACGGTTTTCCTGCTCGCCGTCCCCATGTCGCTCGGCCTTGCCGTCGCCATGGACGCCCCGCTGGAAGCCGGCCTCATCTCCGCCGCGATCGGCGGCATCGTCGCCGGGCTGCTCGGCGGCACCCCGCTCCAGGTCAGCGGCCCGTCCGCCGGACTGACCGTGGTCACAGCCGAGTTGATCCAGATCTACGGCTGGCGCACCACCTGCGCGATCACCATCGGCGCCGGGCTGCTCCAGATCCTGCTCGGCTCGCTGCGAGCGGCGCGCAGCGCCCTCGCCGTCAGCCCCGCCATCGTCCACGGCACCCTCGCCGGGATCGGCGTGGCCATCGCGCTCGCCCAGCTGCACATCGTGCTCGGCGGCTCGCCACAGAGTTCGGCCGTCGCCAACGCCCTCGCGCTCCCCGATCAGTTGGGCCGGGTGAGCCCGGCCGCCCCGCTCATCGGCGTACTGACCATCACCATCCTGATCCTTTGGCCACGGATTCCGGGCAGGGTCGGCAGAGCCGTACGGCGGATTCCGGCCGCCCTCGCCGCGGTGGTGACCGCTACGGCGATGGCCGCGATCGTCGCGCCCGGGATCGCCCGGGTCGATCTGCCGTCCTGGCGCTCGCACGCCCTGCCCGAAATGCCGCACGGCCCCGTACTCGCCCTGGCCACCGCCGTCTTCACGGTGATGCTGGTGGCCAGCCTGGAATCACTTCTCGCTGCGGTGGCCGTGGACAAGCTGTCGGCCGACCGCACCGCCGAGAGAACGGCCGCCAGACCCGGTGCGGGTGCGATGTCGGCACCCGCCCCGGCGGCAACCTCAACCGGGGCACCCGCACCCGCGCTCGGACACGCACCTTCGACGTCCACTCCGGCCACGACCCTCGCACACGCACCTTCGACGTCTGCTCCGGCCGCGCCCCTCATCCTGCCCGCCAGACGCGCCGATCTCGACCGCGAGCTGCGCGCCCAGGGCATCGCCAACACGCTGTCCGGGCTGGTGGGAGGGCTGGCCGTGTCCGGTGGCGCGGTGCGCAGTTCGGCGAACGTACGCGCCGGGGCGACCGGACGCGCCTCCACCGTGCTGCACGGCGTCTGGGTGCTGCTCGCCACCGGACTGCTGGTCACCGTGCTGGAGTGGATCCCGCTGGCCGCGCTCGCCGCGCTGGTGATGATGGTCGGGATCCAGATGGTGAGTTTCGCCCACATCCGCAACGTCCATAAGCACCGCGAATTCCTGGTGTACGGGGCGACGATCACCGGCGTGGTCGTCTTCGGCGTACTGAAGGGCGTGGTGATCGGCATCGCGGTGGCAGTGGCGGTCGCCCTGCACCGGCTGGCCGGGACCCGGATCACGGTCACCGATCAGGGCGGACAGCATCTGGTCGTCGTGCGCGGCCAGTTGACATTCCTCGCGGTGCCCCGGCTCAGCCGTACGCTCGGCCAGCTGCCCCAGGGCGGGGATGCCGTCGTCGAGCTGGACGGCTTCTTCATGGACCATGCGGCGTACGAGGCGATCCAGGACTGGAGCACCGCCCAGACCGCCCATGGCGGCAGGGTCGTGTTCACCGGCAGGTCCGGCAGCCGGATCGCCGAGCCCGCCTCGGCGGAGCACTCCTGCTGCCGCCCCTGGACACCGTGGCGCAACCATCACTGCCACGACGAACCCGGCCGTGCGCCCGAAGCGGGCCACGGCCCCGGCGAACCGTCCGCTGCCGCCCGCCCCGGCAGCGCCCACGACATCGGCAATGTCAGCGATACCGCCGATGTCGGCAGTATCAGCAATGCCGTCACTACCGGCCACATCAGCCCCGGCGACCACCGCACCGCCCACGACACGGCCCCCGGCGCCCCGGACAACACCCACGCCCCAGGTCGTGAGCCGGCCACCGCAGCCCCCCGCCCGACCGGGGGCAACCGGCTGATCAACGGTCTGAGTTCGTTCCAGCGCAACACCGCTCCGCTGGTGCGCGACGAGCTGGCCCGGCTGGCCATCGAGGGGCAGCGCCCGTCCCAGCTCTTCATCACCTGCGCGGACTCCCGCCTCGTCACCAGCATGATCACGGCGAGTGGCCCGGGCGACCTGTTCACCGTGCGGAACATCGGCAATCTGGTGCCCCTGCCGAACGCCGAGTCGGGGGACCACTCGGTGGGTGCGGCGATCGAGTACGCGGTGGACGTGCTGAAGGTGGAGTCCATCACCGTCTGCGGGCACTCCGGCTGCGGAGCGATGCAGGCACTGCTGGGCGCCGAACCGGACCAGGAGACTCCGGCCACGTCCCTGTGGCGGTGGCTGAGACATGGGCTGCCGAGCCTGGAGCGGATGGCGTCCCGGCACCACGCCTGGGCCCGGATCTCCGGACGGCTGCCGACCGACGCGCTCGAGCAGCTCTGCCTCACCAATGTGGTCCAGCAGTTGGACCATCTGCGGGCACACGAATCGGTTGCTCGGCGACTGGCCGAGGGCACGATCCGGCTGCACGGCATGTACTTCCACGTGGGCGAGGCACAGGCCTATCTGCTGACCGAGGCGGCCAGCAGCGGACTGGAGCTCGACGAGGTCTTCGACCGGGTGGACCCCGGCGACGCCCCCGGTTCCGGCCAGTTGGAACGCACGGGCGTCTGA